TGGTAAGTCTGAGTTCATTCAAGGGCAAGTTTGTGTTGGTTGATTTCTGGGCGAGCTGGTGTCAGCCTTGTCGTATGGAGAATCCAAATGTAGTGAAGGCGTTCAATGCTTATAAGGATAAAAACTTTACTGTGCTGGGTGTGTCTTTGGATAAGAAGAAGGAAGCATGGGTAGAGGCTATTCAGAAAGATGGTTTGGCATGGACGCATGTAAGTGATCTGAAATTCTGGGAGTCTGCGGTAGTGCCTTTGTATGGAATTAATTCCATTCCGACGAATATGTTGCTGGATCCAAGTGGGAAGATTTTGGGAATTGGATTGAGAGGAGAGGCGCTGGAAGCGAAGTTGAAAGAAGTGATAAAATAACTGGTATTAAATATCAAACCAAAAACGCTTTTGCCATAGGCAAAAGCGTTTTTGGTTTTTAGGGGTTTAACGCAGGCCGGGATAATGTGAGCAGGTTAGTAGCCGGCATTTTGTTGTATGTTTTTGTTTACATCTATTTCTCTTTGAGGTATCGGTGGTATTACTGTTGGAGAGGTAGCAGGATACGTACAGGCAGGTGTATTTAACTCTACTGCATCCCCACAAAATGTTCTTACAATATCCTGTTTATTCCTCAACAGATCGAAGTAACGATGCCCTTCGAACATCAATTCTTTCCTTCTTTCTAACAGTACATTTGCAAGTACATCGGCATCAGGAATATTTACAAGATCAGGTAGTTTTCTATTTGCACGAATAGCATTTACATCCTCAATAGCAGCTACATAATTACCCAGCTTTGCATTTGCTTCCGCACGTATCAGGTATTGCTCTGAAATACGTAATATCTTAGGACTATACAATCCTGAAATTCCATCCTGGCCATAGAACTTCTCATTTTCATATTCAGCAGGACTTCCACTAAATGGAAGTATAAATGATGTGTAGCGTGCATCATCAGTATCAAATACTTTTACGATATCTGGCGATACCCGAATGTCTCCATAACCGGGTTTCAGATATATTCTGCCTACATCATCAGAACCTAATGATTCAGTAGACAATACCCTGAGTGTGAAGATATCCTCACTTGTACCGGGTGTGTTGTAGAAATCTGGTAAATCCTTTGCGGTGATTATTGCATATTCACCTGAATTAATAACTACAGAAGATTCCGTTACAGCATTTGCATTATCACCTTTGTAGAGGTACACTCTTGCGAGCAATGCAGATACAGCATATGCGTTTGCATTATATGGATTACCGGCATCACTTTCCAGTAATGATTTCGCTTGTGTAAGATCATCGATGATCTGTGTATACACTTCATCCTCAGTATTTCTGGCAGGTGAGCCTACTTCAAATTTAGTCATAACAGGAATGCCCGGTGCACTACCACCACCAATAGCATAGGGCTGTGCAAAAACCCGCAGCAAATCAAAATGTGTGAGTGCCCTGACGAACAACGCCTGACCTAATGCACTATTCTTTTCTGCATCTGTACCATCTTTTAATGCAGGAATACTGTTGATGATATTATTTGCTCTCAGCATAACATTATATGTCTGATTCCAGAGGCTTGTGATATCCCCGTCAGATGTGAGCCAGGTGACACGAAAAGTAGACGAAAAGCGATTACTGTTAGTCGCAGACAAGTATACATTATCAGCAGCTAATTCAGGTATCACTAAAAAATTTCGCCCATAATAATTCACGGAACGCATACCTGCATACATACCGCTGATACCTGCATTTACCCCGGCAATATCAGTGAGTGCATCTTCAGTAGGCAGTTGTACTGCTGGCGATAATGTGAGCTTATCATTGCATGCAGTAAAAGATAATAAAAGGAATATATAGATGATAAAGTTTCTCATGTTTCAGCAGTTTAGAAGTTTACATTTAAACCAAGGCTTACCGTCTTTGAAGGTGGATATCTGAAGAATTCATTGGCCCCTGAATCCTGCTCAGGATCCCAGCCGGTATAACCTGTCCATGTAATTAAATTTGTGCCTGTAGCAAATACATATGCCTTTGTAATTTTTGCATATTTTAACCATCTGGCAGGCAGATTATAAGAGAGTGTAACATCCTTGAGACGAAGGAACTTACCGTCTTCTAAAAACCTGTTGGAAGTAACGGAACTTGCAGAATTATTACCTCCTTTTTTAGGTTTAGGTCTTTCTGCAATATCACCAGGTTGACGCCAGTAATTTTGTCCTTGTTGTTTGCTGTAATTGTAACCAAAGTATACACCATCTGCATCTGATACTGCCCTTGTCTGGTTCAGCACTTTATTGCCTGTCAGGCCGTAAAACATAAACGATAATCCAATGCCTTTATAAGAGAATCTGTTGGTCAGTGAACCTATATATCTTGGTTCTGCATTGCCCGCCACTACTTTGTTTGCAGCATTCAGGCTACTGGTTGTTTTGTTATCGGCAGTGTACCATAATGGGTTTCCATTTTCAGGATCAACACCTGCCCATCTGGCCATGTACCAACTGGTCACATGATAACCGACACGCTGTATTGTAATAGAACCTGTGATATCCTGTCCGCCATACAATTCAAGGATCTTATTTCTGTTCATAGAGAAGTTGAGTTCTGTCTGCCACTCAAATCCATTGAATTTTACATTTGTACTGGTCAGCATGGCTTCAATGCCTTTGTTCTGTACCCTACCCACATTCGCCTGTTGCTGCGTGAAGCCACTGGTACTCGATACAGGGGTATTCATCAGCAAACCATTTGTGATACGCTTGTATACATCGAACGTCAGTTTGAGTCTGTTATTCAGCACAGCTGCTTCCAGTCCGATGTCAGATGATTTATTCTTTTCCCAGGTCAGGTCTTTGTTACCAATGGTGCTTGGCGCATTGCCAGGTGCACCATTGTAAGATGTATTATATGCATACAATGCAGTGGCGACAAAGTTGTCAAAATCTGCATTACCGGTGAGACCATAACTACCTCTCAAACGCAGATCGGACAATACTTTCTGCGATTGCATGAAAGGTTCATCTATCAATATCCAGGAAGCGCCGACAGAGTAGAAATTACCAAAGCGCTTGTTTACACCAAAGCGGGAAGAGCCATCGTTACGATAGGTAGCATTGAGCGTATAACGACCTTTATAATTATAATTGAGTTGTCCTAAGTAAGACACAAATGTATAGTCAGTACCGTTACCATTCACATCCTGAGGTGTAGAGGTTACATCCAGTACTTTCAGGTTACCGGATACAAGACCGATACCTTCTGCGCCAAAGCTGATGTTGTTAAAGCGATCGTATTCCATCACCGCGATATAATTGAGGGAATGATCTTTTGCAAGTGGAATGCTACCCGAGGCAGAGAGCTGATTGGTCAGCGTAGTAGTGCGCACTAACTGGTCGAAGATATCACCACTCTTCAGGGGTTCTGCACTGTTATAACCATCGTGGGTAGTAGGATCAGTGAACAGATGTGCATATCCATATACCAGGTCCATATTTACCTTTTCGGAGATCTTGAGCCAGTCAGTAAATGAATAAGATACTGTCAGGCCACCCAGGCCTCTGAAATTATTCAGCTTATTTGAGTTGCGGGAATAGGAGTAGAGGAAGTTATTCTTGGAGACCGCTTTAAACTCCGTTTCGTTGCCCGTATACATACTTCCGTCTGGCTTGTAAGGACTCTGGAAGGGAGAGACGAAATAAGCGCCTAAAATAGGGCTGGAATAAAAATTTCCACCACCAGCAGAATTATAGTCAGTGTAGGACAGATTCAGGTTAAGTGCCAGGTCAATCTGGTTATTCACTTTAGAGGTCACGTTGGACATTACAGAATAGCGTTTCATGCCTGTGCCGATCATCGGACCATCTACTTTTTCATATCCGCCGGAGGCATAGTATTTCGCTTTTTCAGTACCGCCGGAACTGGTGACACCGAGTACCTGGTTAGTACCTCTTCGCCAGCCGGCTTTGCCCCAGTCAAAGGCGTTGTCGAGTAGCGACATGGGAAACTGTGCATCAATATCTGCCTGAGATGTACCATTGATGGCCAGCAGATCTCTGTCATAATGCAGGGCTTCGGCAGGTGTCATTAATGCAGCATGGCCTCTGGTCATTTCTGTTTTACCATATTGTGCATTGATGCCGACTGTAGAAACACCTGATTTACCTTTTTTGGTGGTAATTACAA
This Chitinophaga sancti DNA region includes the following protein-coding sequences:
- a CDS encoding SusC/RagA family TonB-linked outer membrane protein; the encoded protein is MKTSVLLWLLLAISVVSTHAQTRTVKGKVTDVHDGQPIPLATIRVAGTNKGTTTDQQGNFSINIESGQSLQVSSVGYSSVTVAVTGQTNVSVTLGTDQNVLSEYIATGYTNTNRRTRTSAVGEITAEDLENKNYVDINQALQGQTPGVFVGGNSGMPGAIQTVRIRGIGSISAGSSPLYVMDGVIIDGRDLNAAGSLGVQSNDLLANLNPNDVETITVLKDASATALYGSRGANGVIVITTKKGKSGVSTVGINAQYGKTEMTRGHAALMTPAEALHYDRDLLAINGTSQADIDAQFPMSLLDNAFDWGKAGWRRGTNQVLGVTSSGGTEKAKYYASGGYEKVDGPMIGTGMKRYSVMSNVTSKVNNQIDLALNLNLSYTDYNSAGGGNFYSSPILGAYFVSPFQSPYKPDGSMYTGNETEFKAVSKNNFLYSYSRNSNKLNNFRGLGGLTVSYSFTDWLKISEKVNMDLVYGYAHLFTDPTTHDGYNSAEPLKSGDIFDQLVRTTTLTNQLSASGSIPLAKDHSLNYIAVMEYDRFNNISFGAEGIGLVSGNLKVLDVTSTPQDVNGNGTDYTFVSYLGQLNYNYKGRYTLNATYRNDGSSRFGVNKRFGNFYSVGASWILIDEPFMQSQKVLSDLRLRGSYGLTGNADFDNFVATALYAYNTSYNGAPGNAPSTIGNKDLTWEKNKSSDIGLEAAVLNNRLKLTFDVYKRITNGLLMNTPVSSTSGFTQQQANVGRVQNKGIEAMLTSTNVKFNGFEWQTELNFSMNRNKILELYGGQDITGSITIQRVGYHVTSWYMARWAGVDPENGNPLWYTADNKTTSSLNAANKVVAGNAEPRYIGSLTNRFSYKGIGLSFMFYGLTGNKVLNQTRAVSDADGVYFGYNYSKQQGQNYWRQPGDIAERPKPKKGGNNSASSVTSNRFLEDGKFLRLKDVTLSYNLPARWLKYAKITKAYVFATGTNLITWTGYTGWDPEQDSGANEFFRYPPSKTVSLGLNVNF
- a CDS encoding RagB/SusD family nutrient uptake outer membrane protein, giving the protein MRNFIIYIFLLLSFTACNDKLTLSPAVQLPTEDALTDIAGVNAGISGMYAGMRSVNYYGRNFLVIPELAADNVYLSATNSNRFSSTFRVTWLTSDGDITSLWNQTYNVMLRANNIINSIPALKDGTDAEKNSALGQALFVRALTHFDLLRVFAQPYAIGGGSAPGIPVMTKFEVGSPARNTEDEVYTQIIDDLTQAKSLLESDAGNPYNANAYAVSALLARVYLYKGDNANAVTESSVVINSGEYAIITAKDLPDFYNTPGTSEDIFTLRVLSTESLGSDDVGRIYLKPGYGDIRVSPDIVKVFDTDDARYTSFILPFSGSPAEYENEKFYGQDGISGLYSPKILRISEQYLIRAEANAKLGNYVAAIEDVNAIRANRKLPDLVNIPDADVLANVLLERRKELMFEGHRYFDLLRNKQDIVRTFCGDAVELNTPACTYPATSPTVIPPIPQREIDVNKNIQQNAGY